The DNA window CTACAAATGCGACAACGAGCCGGATTGTGTGGCGTGCCCGCCTCGATCGGGCATCAACGGTCGAAGTGCTCGTTTCGTTCAGGGGGTATACCAATCTGATCCCACGAAGGCCATCAGGGGCGGCTTCGTACGCAACGCATCATGGCTGAATCCTTGTGCTTCCAGAAGACTGTGAGGACGGCAAGGAGGAAGAGGAAGCTAGGGCCGGCGAAGACGACCAGACCAAACTCGACGACCGCGCCGCTATTCACCGGCCGAATGTAGATGACTCGCGAGTTCTGGTCCACAGCGTCGAGAGACGCCGGCCGCGTGGGGCACACGGGGGCACAAGACACGGTCAAAGGTTGTCGACCAGCGAGCAATGATGGCAGCCTCAGACGCCCTGTGACCAGCTATGAGACAACGTCTCCGCTGGTGGGCCGAGCGCGGCCCTTAAGTTCCGCTTCAACGTCTGAACGCACTCACGCTGCCGGAGCGGAATCGCGCGCGGTGGTGTCCGGTGTCGGGTCGCCCTCCGGCTTCCGCCGCTTCAACCGGGCCACGCCGACGATGTTCGGACCGACACCCCAGATCAGGAGCACGACGAGCCACTGGGCCCAGTTCGCCGCGCTCATCCGGCCCGAGAGCAGGTGCCGGACCGTGGCGTAGGGGGTGAAGGCCTGCGCGGGCTGGAGGACGTCGACCGCGCCCAGCACGGCCCACGTGCCCAGCGGCAGCACGATGGTGGCGAGGCACGCGACGACAGCGGGCCGCAGCAGCAGGCCCAGCCCGGTCCCCACCAGCTGGGCGACGATCTGCACGAGCACGCCGCCCAGCGTGATGGTGGCGGCGTGCCGCCAGGGGTCCGGGGCGGTGCCCGACGGCGCGAGCGCAAGAGCGGCGGCACACACCAGGACTCCGAAGAGCCCGACAGCGGCCGCCAGGAGCGTCGCCGCCAGCAGGGTCGGGGCGAACCGGCTGGTGCGGGATGCCCGGCGCAGGTCCTGGGCCAGCAGGACGCCGAGGAACGGCACCGTCACGGACATGAGGCTCTGCACCGGATCCGAGAGGGTGGCGAAGGTCAGATCGCCGGGCTGCTCCGCGGCGGCCATCGCCAGGGCGGCCAGCGGGCCCAGCAGCAGAGTGATCGCGATCAGCCACCGCCGGGGCCGCGTCCCGACCGAACGCCGGATCGCATGGAGCGTCGCCCCAGCCAGCTCGGCGGGTTGCTCGTCGATGTCCACGGTGTGCTTCGTCAAGTCCGTGCCCCCGTTCTGCCCTTTCCGTCAGGTTCCCCGGTCCGGACCGATCGGCGCTGTCCCGACCGCGGGATCGTGCTCGAACTGTGGCTGACCCTCGCGGCGTCAGGCCGCGCAGCCGGGGTCGGCGACGGTCTCGGCGATGCGGGTCAGCCAGTGCAGGTCGTTGGCGCGGGATTCCGGACTGGCGCCGGAGTGGAGGATGCTCCGCAGGAAGACGGCGGCGTCGTCGAGGTGCCGTTCGCTGCGGTAGTAGGCCAGCGTGGTCTGGTCCGGTTCCAGCGGCCCGTAGCCCCGGCGGAAGAGTTCGGCGCGACGCGCGTTGATCGGGTGGTCGCCGAAGTCCTGGCTGAAAACGAACATCAGGTCCCGCTCGCGGGGTGCGAGGATCGGCGCGTCCCAGTCCACGACGTGCAGTGGACCGTCGCCGTCGGCGATGAGGTTGCCGGGGTGGATGTCGGCGTGGCACACGACGTGCCGACCGTGCGTCACGCGGGAGGCGAGGTCGTCGACCGTTTCCGACAACCGGTGCAGCGCGGTGCCGTACCGGTCCCAGAAGGCGCCGAGAACCTCGCTCGCGGCGGCCTGCTCGCCGAGGGCACGCAGCCGCTCGCCGGCGCTCGACCGCCAGGCCTCGGCCGGCAGGACCGCGGCGATGTCGGCGCTCGGCGTGACCGCGTGCAGCCGGCCGAGGAACTCGCCGTACTCGATCCACTGGCGGTCGGTGAGGCCGCGGCCCCACAGGCTGCCGCCGTCGTGGAACGGGTAGAGCAGCAGCCGGTGTTCGCCGAACCCCCGACTGATCCCGCCGTCCGGCCGTTCGATCGGCGCGACGACCTGCCGGATGCCCTGGGCGCGGAGGAAACCGGGCAGCAGGACGGCGGCCCGCGTGTACTCGCCGCGGCGCATCTTCAGGAAGTAGCGTTCGCCGTCGGACGTGTCCACCCGGTACGCCCAGGCCTCCCCGTCGAGTCCGACGGGCATGAAGACGAGCTCGGCGATGTCCACGCCCCAGGCGGCGGCCACCTCGGCCGCCAGCAACCGCTCGTCGACATCCGGCTTGTCGATCACAGTCGGAGCGTCGCAGCCGGCCGACCGGCCGGCAAGGCCATTCCTCCGGGCGCCAAGTGTCGGGCGTCGCGGTTAGCCTGCCCGGGTGGCTGAATTCACCGCCGCCGATCTGCGCGGCTCCCGGTTCGAGCACGTCGACCTCAGCGGCTCCGAGCTTCGCGACGTCGACCTGTCCGGCGCCCGGTTCCGTGGCGTCGACCTGCGCGGGGCCACCATGCGCGGCGTCGAGCTGGTCGGCGTCGACATCCACGGTGAGATCGAGAACCTGACGATCAACGGCGTTGACGTCGGGCCGCTGGTCCAGGCCGAGCTGGACCGGCGGCACCCGGACCGGGCCCGGATGCGCCCGACCGACCCGGCCGGCTTCCGCGAGGCGTGGGACGTCCTGGAGCGGCTCTGGGGCGGGACCGTCGAACGCGCCGGCCGGCTGCGGCCCGAGCTGTTGCACGAGTCGGTCGACGGTGAGTGGTCCTTCATCGAGACGCTGCGGCACCTGGTCTTCGCCACCGACGCGTGGATCGGGCGGGCCGTGCTCGGCGACCCGTCGCCGTGGGATCCCCTCGACCTGCCGTGGGACGAGATGCCGGACACCCCGGGTGTGCCGCGCGACCGGGAGGCGCGGCCCGCGCTCGACGCGGTGCTCGCGCTGCGCCGCGACCGGATGTCCACGGTGCGCCAGGTCATCGAGGGGCTGACCCCCGAGTCGCTCGACGGCCACACCGAGCCGGTGGAGGGCCCCGGCTGGCCGCGACCTCGCAGCTACCCGATCCGGGAGTGCCTGCTGGTCGTCCTCAACGAGGAGTGGGAGCACCGGCTCTACGCGGAGCGCGATCTGGCCGTGCTGGAGGCACGCGGGGCGGGTTCAGGCTGAGCCGTTGACCAGCTTGCGGAGTGCGGCGACGGCGGCCCGGTCGCTGACCTCGGCGTAGATCTTCTTGTCCGGGCCGGCCAGGACGACGTACGGGCATGCCTGGTCGTCGCCCGTCATGGCCTTCTCGAGCAGCTTGCGGCCGGTCGACACCTCGTACACCCGAAGGCGCCAGCTCGCCCGCAGCAGCGTCAACGTCAGTGGCTTCGGGTCGTCGTACTTGCAGCGGCGGATCGTCGCGCCGCTGCTGACCCGGTCGAGGCAGGCGACCATCTGCACCCTCCTGGGCGACTCCGGCGCCCAGGTCTGCTCCACCTTCTTCGACAGGCCCTGGGAGAAGTAGTAGGTGCCGTTCTGGTAGCGCAGGCCGGAACCGTCCCCGATGAGCAGCACCAGCGGGTGCGGCGCCTTGCCGGCGCGTTTCGGCGACTGCCGGTAGAAGACGCCGTCGTCGCACACCCGGTTCAGGTCGGAGATCTCCTCGGCCGGGTACTCGCTGGCCTGCGGCCCCTGCTGCACGGGCTCCTCACTGGCCTCGGGTGCGGCGGTCGCGCCGGGGCTGTGACGGGTGGTGGGCGCCGGGGGCGCCTCCCGCGCCGGTGCGGATGCGGTGGTCGTCGCGGAGCGCAGCAGGAGCGCACCGCCGGTCAGGCCGAGGCAGCCCACCAGCAGCACCACGCCCACGATCACGGCGGCGACGACGAAGGTGCGGTTGCGCGGACCGGGCGGCGGCGTCCACGGCGCCGGCGGCTGCGGCCCGAACGGAACCGCCGACGGCGGGTACGGCGGTGGCCCGTGGCCCGAGGGCGGCGGCCCGAGCGGGTGAGCTGCGGAAGGATCGGCTGGTCCGGTGCCCGGCACCGGCTCCATCGCCGGTCCCGCGCCCGATTCGGCCCCCGTGCCGGTCATGCGCAGTTCCTCTTTCGATCGAGGCGAAGCGCGAATGTACCAGGACCGTCAGCCCGGGTGGGGGCGCGTGAGCGGCGCCCGGAGTGCGATCCAGTAACGCCGGGCGGCGCCCAGTTCGGTGTCCCGGATGGCCTCGAGGACCCCACCCTGGCGCTCGATGGTGCGCGCCGAGGCGGTGTTGCCCTCGGCGCAGACGAGCAGCACCCGCTCCAGGCCGAGCCCGCGCGCCTCGTCGAGCATCCGGCCCAGCGCCCAGGTGGCCAGGCCCCGCCGCCGCGCCGACGGCCGGATGCCGTAGCCGATGTGGCCGGCGACCCGCAGCAGGAAGTCGTCGAGTTCGTGCCGCAGCGCGATCCCGCCGAGCACCGTCTCACCTTCGACGATCCACCGGTACGTGCACCGCACCCCGCCCGGTTCCGGCGTCCGGTCCGCCTCGTCGGTCAACCGGCCGACCCAGGCCGCGAACCCGCCCGGGGTGACCACCTCGTCGGCCGGGCGCAGCCCGAAACCGTCCTCGTGGCGGCCGGGACCCCACTCCCGGTGAGCCGCCAGCCAGGCGGAGTGCAGGCGAACGGTGGGCGCGATCAGCGCGGGCATCCGGGAACGATAGCGCCGCCCCGCGACGACCGCCGTGAGCCTGACGCCCGTCTAGTCGGTCCCCTGTGGCGCGAGGATCCGGTCGTGCAGGACGTCCCGGCAGCGCAGCAGCCGCGCGGTGATCTCGTCGAACAGCGCCGGATCGCTCCGGCCCCCG is part of the Micromonospora halotolerans genome and encodes:
- a CDS encoding phosphotransferase enzyme family protein, whose translation is MIDKPDVDERLLAAEVAAAWGVDIAELVFMPVGLDGEAWAYRVDTSDGERYFLKMRRGEYTRAAVLLPGFLRAQGIRQVVAPIERPDGGISRGFGEHRLLLYPFHDGGSLWGRGLTDRQWIEYGEFLGRLHAVTPSADIAAVLPAEAWRSSAGERLRALGEQAAASEVLGAFWDRYGTALHRLSETVDDLASRVTHGRHVVCHADIHPGNLIADGDGPLHVVDWDAPILAPRERDLMFVFSQDFGDHPINARRAELFRRGYGPLEPDQTTLAYYRSERHLDDAAVFLRSILHSGASPESRANDLHWLTRIAETVADPGCAA
- a CDS encoding pentapeptide repeat-containing protein — protein: MAEFTAADLRGSRFEHVDLSGSELRDVDLSGARFRGVDLRGATMRGVELVGVDIHGEIENLTINGVDVGPLVQAELDRRHPDRARMRPTDPAGFREAWDVLERLWGGTVERAGRLRPELLHESVDGEWSFIETLRHLVFATDAWIGRAVLGDPSPWDPLDLPWDEMPDTPGVPRDREARPALDAVLALRRDRMSTVRQVIEGLTPESLDGHTEPVEGPGWPRPRSYPIRECLLVVLNEEWEHRLYAERDLAVLEARGAGSG
- a CDS encoding GNAT family N-acetyltransferase; the protein is MPALIAPTVRLHSAWLAAHREWGPGRHEDGFGLRPADEVVTPGGFAAWVGRLTDEADRTPEPGGVRCTYRWIVEGETVLGGIALRHELDDFLLRVAGHIGYGIRPSARRRGLATWALGRMLDEARGLGLERVLLVCAEGNTASARTIERQGGVLEAIRDTELGAARRYWIALRAPLTRPHPG